One window from the genome of Oceaniferula flava encodes:
- a CDS encoding VIT and vWA domain-containing protein produces the protein MIKHLNLLLILCLLPMASRADDVRAPYFALNSSESSLDTLPLKASKAKVSISGTIAQVEIRQTYANTGAVPIEATYVFPGSTRSAMHGMEMKIGEKVIVAEIKEREKARRAYELAKVEKKTASLLEQQRPNVFQMQVANILPGDEVEVLLRYSEHIQATDGRYAFVMPTVVGPRYSHGSSAGCSSNQWVANPYLEQGKNTATDFEFTLDLRAGLPLKQVTCTSHRSEVQYLGKQHASLVINSEQDPSCMNRDIIVRYRLADDQISSGVLLHQGQGEGDENFFLVDIEPPARVKPEHITARDYLFVLDISGSMNGFPLQTAQKLFNQLASQLKAEDSFNVLLFAGGSDTLSDTPLAATQANIRRANRYFSAHSRRSSGGTKLVRALQRAVNMPTDVEKSRSIVVVTDGYVDFETDAFDLIRDHRGSANVFCFGIGSAVNRHIVEGIAHVGGGEAFVVTSPSEAAATAQRFKTYLEAPVLTQVKLEARGFDAREIQPKNLPDVFANRPITICGKWQGPAIGELVISGIRGGGERYEQVISIDQSAAEGRHNPALRSLWARERVRELSEYTKLKGDEDRKREAVQEVTNLGLTYSLLTPYTSFVAIDDTPRPIDDPATAVQQASPLPKGVLSKAVVSSHSAPLVKGGSVPEPGSATLLLLSLCTLLMMRVRRCQA, from the coding sequence ATGATTAAGCACCTCAACCTTCTACTCATCCTTTGCCTGCTACCGATGGCAAGCCGGGCGGACGATGTCCGCGCACCGTATTTTGCCCTCAACTCCTCGGAAAGCTCGCTGGACACACTGCCGCTGAAGGCCAGCAAAGCGAAAGTATCGATTTCCGGCACCATCGCCCAGGTCGAAATCCGCCAGACCTATGCCAACACCGGGGCAGTTCCCATCGAGGCGACTTATGTCTTTCCCGGCTCCACCCGCAGTGCGATGCACGGCATGGAAATGAAGATCGGGGAAAAAGTCATCGTGGCCGAAATCAAGGAACGCGAAAAGGCGCGACGTGCCTATGAGCTCGCCAAGGTGGAAAAGAAAACGGCATCATTGTTAGAACAGCAGCGGCCGAATGTCTTCCAGATGCAGGTGGCCAACATCCTCCCCGGCGATGAGGTGGAGGTGCTGCTGCGCTACAGCGAGCACATTCAAGCAACCGACGGCCGTTATGCCTTTGTCATGCCCACGGTGGTCGGTCCGCGCTACAGCCATGGCAGCAGCGCCGGTTGTTCCTCGAACCAATGGGTAGCCAATCCCTATCTGGAACAAGGCAAAAACACCGCCACCGACTTCGAATTCACCTTGGACCTGAGGGCGGGGCTTCCTCTGAAGCAAGTCACCTGCACGAGTCACCGCAGCGAGGTCCAATACCTGGGAAAACAGCATGCCAGCCTGGTGATCAACTCGGAGCAAGATCCCAGCTGCATGAACCGCGACATCATCGTCCGCTATCGCCTGGCCGACGACCAAATCTCCAGCGGCGTGCTCCTGCATCAGGGACAGGGCGAGGGCGATGAGAACTTTTTCCTCGTCGATATCGAACCTCCCGCGCGGGTCAAGCCGGAGCACATCACAGCACGTGACTACCTGTTCGTGCTCGATATTTCCGGCTCGATGAATGGTTTCCCATTGCAAACCGCCCAAAAGCTTTTCAACCAACTCGCCAGCCAACTCAAGGCCGAGGACTCCTTCAATGTGCTACTTTTTGCAGGCGGCAGCGACACCCTATCCGACACGCCCTTGGCCGCAACCCAAGCGAACATCCGCCGGGCGAACCGCTACTTTTCCGCCCACAGCAGAAGATCCTCCGGGGGCACCAAGCTGGTGCGTGCACTGCAGCGTGCGGTGAACATGCCGACCGACGTGGAAAAATCTCGATCGATCGTGGTGGTCACCGACGGCTATGTGGACTTCGAAACGGACGCCTTCGATCTCATCCGCGACCATCGCGGGTCGGCGAACGTGTTCTGCTTCGGCATCGGCTCCGCGGTGAACCGACACATTGTCGAAGGCATCGCCCATGTCGGCGGCGGTGAGGCATTTGTCGTCACCAGCCCATCGGAAGCGGCCGCCACGGCGCAACGCTTCAAAACCTACCTCGAGGCACCCGTGCTGACTCAGGTGAAGCTTGAGGCACGTGGTTTTGACGCCCGTGAGATCCAGCCCAAAAACCTGCCCGACGTTTTCGCCAATCGGCCGATCACCATCTGCGGCAAGTGGCAGGGTCCTGCCATCGGAGAATTGGTCATCAGCGGTATCCGCGGAGGCGGTGAGCGCTACGAGCAAGTTATCTCCATCGATCAAAGCGCAGCCGAAGGCCGACACAATCCGGCGCTGCGCAGCCTCTGGGCTCGTGAGCGCGTGCGCGAACTGAGCGAATACACCAAACTCAAAGGTGACGAAGATCGGAAACGTGAAGCCGTCCAGGAAGTCACCAATCTCGGTCTCACCTACTCGCTACTGACACCCTACACCTCCTTTGTTGCGATCGACGATACCCCGCGCCCCATCGATGATCCCGCCACGGCGGTGCAACAAGCCAGCCCACTCCCCAAAGGAGTCTTAAGCAAGGCCGTGGTCTCGAGCCACTCCGCCCCGCTGGTCAAGGGTGGCAGCGTGCCGGAGCCTGGATCGGCCACCTTGCTGCTGCTCAGCCTGTGCACCCTGCTGATGATGCGCGTCCGCCGTTGCCAAGCCTGA
- a CDS encoding FKBP-type peptidyl-prolyl cis-trans isomerase, translated as MKNKNIVSVLGVVGLSSLIGISSLSAQAGAPATPPAAPAPTLPEAEVKAISSYILGYQHGQRLGGSGLSEADVDNDGVIKGFLAGLKGDEPSYDEAKIRAAMTQLQQIVEGREAKKAEANLAAGKKFLEENKKREGVTTTASGLQYEVINKGSEKTYQGAANAQDTATKFLVNYRGTLIDGTEFDKSPEGQPYPMTLQVIPGFKEALTTMPVGAKWKLFIPSELAYGARAAGPKIGANSTLIFELELVEIQEAPAAPAAPRGPAASAVTPPVEVPAPPKKESNKASAE; from the coding sequence ATGAAAAACAAAAACATCGTCTCCGTTCTCGGAGTGGTAGGACTGTCCAGCCTCATTGGCATCAGTTCTCTCAGTGCCCAGGCCGGTGCTCCAGCCACACCACCAGCCGCCCCGGCTCCTACTCTCCCTGAAGCTGAGGTGAAAGCAATCAGCTCTTACATCCTTGGATACCAGCACGGCCAACGTCTTGGCGGTTCCGGTCTTTCTGAAGCTGATGTTGATAACGACGGAGTGATCAAAGGTTTTCTCGCTGGCCTCAAAGGTGACGAGCCAAGCTACGACGAAGCAAAAATCCGCGCTGCCATGACTCAGCTGCAGCAAATCGTGGAAGGTCGCGAAGCGAAAAAAGCCGAGGCCAACCTCGCAGCAGGCAAGAAATTCCTCGAGGAAAACAAAAAGCGCGAAGGTGTCACCACCACCGCCAGTGGCCTCCAGTATGAAGTGATTAACAAAGGCAGCGAGAAAACCTACCAAGGTGCAGCCAACGCCCAAGACACCGCCACCAAGTTCCTGGTGAACTATCGCGGCACACTCATCGACGGCACCGAGTTCGACAAGTCTCCTGAAGGTCAGCCTTACCCAATGACCCTGCAGGTGATCCCCGGTTTCAAAGAAGCACTCACCACCATGCCAGTCGGCGCCAAGTGGAAGCTCTTTATTCCTTCCGAGCTCGCTTACGGTGCACGCGCTGCCGGTCCCAAGATCGGTGCTAACAGCACGCTGATCTTCGAACTTGAGCTTGTCGAAATCCAAGAAGCTCCAGCGGCTCCAGCAGCACCTCGCGGTCCGGCTGCCAGTGCTGTGACTCCACCTGTGGAAGTCCCCGCACCACCTAAGAAAGAGAGCAACAAGGCGTCTGCCGAGTAA
- the ispF gene encoding 2-C-methyl-D-erythritol 2,4-cyclodiphosphate synthase, with product MYRTGIGYDVHQFAENRPLILGGVEIEHSHGLAGHSDADVLSHAIADSLLGAMGLPDIGHYFPPTDDSIEGISSLKILEKCRELADERGAVIQNVDSSMIAEAPKVLPHAEAMKEKIAAALGVTTGQIGIKATTNETMGFVGRHEGIAALASAMIYVPD from the coding sequence ATGTATCGCACAGGCATAGGATATGACGTCCACCAATTCGCAGAAAACCGACCGCTCATTCTGGGTGGTGTGGAAATTGAACACAGCCACGGCCTCGCCGGTCACTCGGATGCCGACGTGCTCAGCCACGCCATTGCCGACTCCTTGTTAGGCGCCATGGGGCTGCCGGACATCGGTCATTATTTCCCACCCACCGATGACAGCATCGAGGGGATTTCCTCGCTGAAAATCTTGGAGAAGTGCCGCGAGCTCGCCGATGAGCGCGGGGCGGTGATCCAGAACGTCGATTCCTCGATGATTGCCGAGGCACCCAAGGTGCTGCCCCATGCCGAGGCGATGAAGGAAAAAATTGCTGCAGCCCTGGGGGTGACCACCGGCCAGATTGGCATCAAGGCGACCACTAACGAGACCATGGGTTTTGTGGGTCGCCACGAAGGCATCGCCGCTCTTGCCTCCGCCATGATCTACGTGCCGGACTAA
- the clpS gene encoding ATP-dependent Clp protease adapter ClpS, which yields MPIPAIKKKPKPKTQKDVPWNVVVLDDPVNLQAYVTMVFKKVFGYTQTKAETLMMEVHTVGRSIVWSGAKEKAEFYVQQLHGWQLQTTMEKSG from the coding sequence ATGCCAATCCCTGCGATCAAGAAAAAACCCAAACCTAAGACTCAGAAGGATGTGCCATGGAATGTGGTTGTGTTAGATGATCCCGTGAATCTACAAGCTTACGTCACCATGGTCTTCAAAAAAGTCTTTGGTTATACGCAGACCAAAGCGGAAACTCTGATGATGGAAGTGCACACTGTGGGCCGATCGATTGTGTGGTCGGGAGCCAAGGAAAAGGCTGAGTTTTACGTGCAGCAGCTTCATGGCTGGCAGCTTCAAACCACCATGGAGAAATCAGGATGA
- the creB gene encoding two-component system response regulator CreB: MPHVLLVEDETSIADTLIYALETEHFRVTHCSTAGAALDVLQNDPPEFAVLDVGLPDMSGFDLCMEIRKHSSLPVLFLTARDSEIDRILGLELGGDDYVTKPFSPREVVARVRAIMRRSSAAVTSDHGADRDKPATAPAGKLVHDSDAMMIYCHGGQLNLTAHEYKLLVALMSQPGRIFSREQLLNKAWEDPGSAMDRTVDAHIKSLRAKLRALTPNGDDPIETRRGLGYTLAPDSI; this comes from the coding sequence ATGCCCCACGTTTTACTCGTCGAAGATGAGACATCCATCGCCGATACTTTGATCTACGCCTTGGAAACCGAACACTTCCGCGTGACCCACTGTAGCACCGCCGGAGCCGCTCTCGACGTGTTGCAAAACGATCCCCCGGAGTTCGCCGTCCTCGACGTCGGACTGCCGGACATGTCAGGATTCGATCTCTGCATGGAAATCCGCAAACACTCCAGCCTGCCAGTGCTATTCCTCACCGCCAGAGACTCGGAGATCGATCGTATTCTCGGGCTGGAGCTTGGCGGGGACGATTACGTCACCAAGCCATTCAGCCCGCGGGAGGTGGTCGCCCGGGTGCGCGCCATCATGCGCCGTTCCTCCGCGGCGGTGACATCAGACCACGGGGCCGACCGCGACAAGCCGGCCACTGCCCCCGCAGGAAAACTGGTCCACGACTCGGATGCCATGATGATTTACTGCCACGGCGGCCAACTCAACCTGACTGCGCACGAATACAAACTGCTCGTCGCGCTGATGTCCCAGCCGGGGAGGATTTTCAGTCGAGAACAGCTGCTGAACAAAGCTTGGGAGGACCCCGGCTCGGCCATGGACCGCACCGTCGACGCCCATATCAAATCGCTGCGTGCGAAGCTGCGGGCACTGACACCGAATGGGGACGACCCGATTGAAACCCGCCGTGGGCTCGGCTACACCCTTGCGCCTGACTCCATCTAA
- a CDS encoding DUF2017 family protein — protein sequence MPTLEGGLAIEPSSETDWVVLEQITQDVGRPAHLAESLAGLMDEDSDWEEFVVPDLASSFNSQCKLVEKTIEHAREHDEPVVFIKPKQAEMWYGAINQARLALEARYQLDATEDAIEDAAPELRSAHFRNRFYLMLQSMLLEYVMETD from the coding sequence ATGCCCACACTGGAAGGAGGCTTGGCCATCGAGCCATCTTCGGAAACCGATTGGGTGGTGTTGGAGCAAATCACCCAAGACGTCGGGCGGCCTGCGCATTTGGCGGAGTCGTTGGCAGGGCTGATGGATGAGGACAGCGATTGGGAGGAGTTCGTGGTGCCGGATCTGGCATCGAGCTTCAACAGTCAGTGCAAGTTGGTCGAAAAAACGATCGAACACGCCCGAGAACATGATGAGCCCGTGGTGTTCATCAAGCCCAAGCAGGCCGAGATGTGGTATGGGGCGATCAATCAAGCCCGCCTGGCACTGGAAGCCCGCTATCAGTTGGATGCCACAGAAGACGCGATTGAAGACGCCGCCCCGGAGCTGCGCAGCGCGCACTTCCGTAACCGGTTTTACCTCATGCTGCAGAGTATGTTGTTAGAATACGTGATGGAGACCGATTAG
- a CDS encoding NAD(P)H-hydrate dehydratase codes for MRDLEHRAFAQGATPEGLMDQAGAGIAREILRRYPRPGVAIACIGSGNNGGDALVALKHLAQAGWNIAVKPTVASAKLAELPWKKWRALGDMPSPEAIMSRPGRGKVIVLDGLLGIGASGALREPLASAAAWMNDLRISCSADVIAMDIPSGVNGDSGEVYDGAVIADLTLTIGVAKSGLLQSSSASHTGSMETIPVDELPAPDDGSPSLSDRFSLRSLPLRRPHEFHKGNAGRVGIVAGSRGMLGAAVLCATGVLRSGAGLVTLFVEENIYSLLVPMLPPEVMVKPVTSLTAVMEQDLDVLAIGPGMGSAWSDEEFFRLIEDFSRTMVVDADALNRIAADGVSTHVRGNMILTPHPGEMRRLFPDSRDVSRESVVSAFTQQFPSTTLLLKGTHSLVAQDGQPLQVNASGHSGMASGGQGDVLTGVIAGLAGQGIAPMDAARAGAWLCGRAAELAISHGDQSQPSLTASDVLVSLGLAFREIL; via the coding sequence ATGCGGGATCTCGAGCACCGGGCTTTTGCCCAAGGTGCTACGCCGGAAGGCTTGATGGATCAGGCCGGTGCAGGAATTGCCCGCGAGATTTTACGCCGCTATCCACGACCCGGAGTTGCCATTGCTTGCATCGGCAGCGGCAACAATGGAGGCGACGCTCTGGTGGCGTTGAAACACCTGGCACAAGCTGGCTGGAACATCGCGGTGAAGCCAACCGTGGCCAGCGCCAAACTCGCTGAGCTTCCATGGAAAAAATGGCGAGCACTCGGTGACATGCCCAGCCCTGAGGCGATTATGTCACGACCAGGCCGGGGGAAAGTCATTGTCTTGGATGGCTTGTTAGGGATTGGTGCCAGCGGTGCATTGCGCGAACCTTTGGCCAGCGCCGCCGCCTGGATGAACGACCTTCGAATAAGCTGCTCGGCTGATGTGATCGCCATGGACATCCCCTCGGGAGTGAATGGTGATAGCGGTGAAGTTTATGACGGAGCCGTGATCGCGGATCTGACTTTGACGATCGGCGTTGCGAAAAGTGGCCTCTTGCAGTCCAGTTCGGCCAGTCACACCGGATCGATGGAAACCATCCCAGTGGATGAACTTCCTGCACCTGATGACGGATCGCCGAGCTTGAGCGATCGCTTCTCCCTGCGCTCCCTGCCACTACGCCGCCCTCACGAGTTCCACAAAGGTAACGCTGGCAGGGTGGGAATCGTTGCCGGTTCCAGAGGGATGTTGGGAGCAGCTGTGCTCTGTGCCACTGGGGTATTACGGTCGGGCGCCGGGCTGGTGACCTTGTTTGTAGAGGAAAATATCTACTCGCTCTTGGTGCCGATGCTGCCTCCCGAAGTGATGGTCAAACCTGTGACATCTCTGACTGCTGTCATGGAACAAGACCTCGATGTCTTGGCCATCGGACCGGGGATGGGTTCGGCGTGGTCAGACGAGGAATTTTTTCGACTGATCGAGGATTTTTCACGCACGATGGTTGTGGATGCAGATGCTTTGAACCGCATAGCGGCTGATGGTGTGAGCACACATGTGAGGGGAAATATGATTCTAACTCCTCACCCTGGTGAGATGCGGCGGCTGTTTCCAGATAGTCGCGATGTTAGCCGTGAGTCGGTAGTCTCCGCCTTTACCCAGCAGTTTCCTTCCACCACCTTGTTGCTCAAGGGCACTCACAGCTTGGTGGCACAGGACGGACAGCCGCTCCAAGTGAATGCCAGTGGTCACTCGGGAATGGCCTCAGGAGGGCAAGGTGATGTCCTCACCGGCGTGATTGCTGGCTTGGCTGGGCAGGGGATCGCCCCCATGGATGCTGCTCGGGCAGGAGCGTGGCTCTGTGGGAGAGCTGCAGAGCTGGCGATTAGTCATGGCGACCAGTCCCAACCATCACTCACAGCCTCGGATGTGTTAGTGTCGCTAGGTCTCGCGTTTCGTGAGATTCTGTGA
- a CDS encoding phospholipase D-like domain-containing protein → MKCPLILLMLCSLLPACSFPEANFWHENPGAKTVALPAKIIDRVIIRGSAVSIYRNPFTSTHKGFSMTRARGEIIADPLLSLIPDLDPVYRYAHSIDDALDRIGMPAPVPGTVEYLIDGEDFFGDVLTEIEDAERRIDTRVFIFDNDDVAVDFADVLKRKAEKVRCRILLDEMGSIAAWSAAPATGDLKPADFQSDMVKYLKQDSRIQVRKSLNPWLVADHSKLITIDEKLAYLGGMNIGREYRYEWHDMMIKVTGPVVKALQNDFNRAWRLQGVWGDWSIPFYYKKAYRKEKQPGEIDIRVLKTSASRRDIERSILTAIRMSRKRVYLQNSYFTSRELERELIAARRRGVDVRMVFPEDNDSKLLKSKNQTVAKNLVEAGVKVYMYQPFTHVKAVVVDDWACVGSANFDALSFRINEELNIAFSDRAAVQKLVRDLFVKDFGKSVILTRGDVKTWGPKPIDLVADQL, encoded by the coding sequence ATGAAGTGCCCTTTGATCCTGCTGATGCTCTGTTCCCTGCTGCCGGCATGCAGTTTTCCTGAGGCCAATTTTTGGCATGAGAACCCAGGAGCGAAAACCGTGGCTCTGCCTGCCAAGATCATCGACCGGGTGATCATCCGCGGTAGTGCGGTGTCGATCTATCGAAACCCGTTCACCAGCACCCACAAGGGGTTTTCCATGACCCGCGCCAGAGGGGAAATCATTGCCGATCCCTTGCTGAGCCTGATTCCCGATCTCGACCCGGTCTACCGCTACGCCCACTCGATCGATGATGCTCTCGACCGAATCGGCATGCCTGCTCCTGTGCCAGGAACGGTGGAGTATCTCATCGATGGCGAGGACTTCTTCGGTGACGTGCTGACTGAGATCGAAGATGCCGAACGCCGTATCGATACCCGTGTGTTCATCTTCGATAACGATGACGTCGCTGTCGACTTCGCTGACGTGCTGAAAAGAAAGGCGGAGAAGGTGCGGTGTCGAATTTTGTTAGATGAGATGGGGTCGATCGCTGCATGGTCGGCCGCGCCCGCCACAGGAGATCTGAAACCTGCAGATTTCCAGTCGGACATGGTGAAGTATTTGAAGCAAGACAGCCGCATCCAGGTGCGCAAATCGCTCAACCCATGGCTCGTGGCAGATCATAGTAAACTGATTACCATCGATGAAAAATTAGCTTATCTCGGCGGCATGAACATCGGCAGAGAGTATCGCTACGAGTGGCACGACATGATGATCAAGGTCACTGGACCTGTGGTGAAAGCCTTGCAGAACGATTTCAACCGCGCGTGGCGCTTGCAAGGCGTCTGGGGCGATTGGTCGATCCCCTTCTACTATAAAAAAGCGTATCGAAAAGAAAAGCAGCCCGGGGAAATCGATATCCGGGTGTTGAAAACCTCAGCGAGTCGGCGCGATATCGAACGCTCCATCCTCACCGCCATTCGGATGAGCCGCAAACGGGTCTATTTGCAAAACTCTTACTTCACCTCGCGGGAACTCGAGCGCGAACTGATCGCCGCCCGCCGTCGCGGTGTCGATGTTAGGATGGTCTTTCCGGAGGACAACGATTCCAAACTGTTGAAGTCGAAAAACCAAACCGTGGCCAAAAACCTCGTCGAGGCAGGGGTGAAAGTTTACATGTATCAGCCCTTTACCCACGTCAAGGCGGTGGTGGTGGACGACTGGGCCTGCGTCGGATCCGCCAACTTCGATGCCCTGAGTTTCAGAATCAATGAGGAGCTGAACATCGCCTTTTCAGATCGTGCTGCCGTTCAGAAATTGGTTCGCGACCTCTTTGTGAAAGACTTTGGGAAATCGGTGATTCTAACGCGAGGCGATGTTAAAACTTGGGGGCCGAAACCGATCGATCTGGTTGCCGACCAATTGTAG
- a CDS encoding archaeosortase/exosortase family protein, translated as MCETRLKKALSVAATTIGLSAAFWPLILWYLRRLTDGGDEPLGLAVLGLLALVIFKDRHLPRRPHLVAAAVCFLLYLISGFYLPPMLRSLPAIACLMFYFGYQNRPSCLALMLLSLPLVASLQFYLGYPMRLFSAEVSRWLVLPFVQEITREGTNLTAFGKVVGVDPPCSGVRILWMGLVVTNVIASLKRMPWHSTVLFNLLAMVLLLLTNSLRAALLFAPECGFLEISDTLHAATGLLCYLGAVIILIKVASWQSAVSRTRLVS; from the coding sequence GTGTGTGAAACCCGCCTGAAAAAGGCTCTGTCAGTCGCTGCGACGACCATCGGTCTCAGTGCCGCCTTCTGGCCACTGATCCTCTGGTATCTCCGGCGGCTGACAGATGGCGGTGACGAGCCACTTGGCTTGGCGGTGTTAGGCCTTCTGGCACTCGTCATTTTCAAAGACCGGCATCTTCCGCGCCGACCGCACCTCGTGGCTGCGGCCGTCTGTTTCCTCCTCTATCTGATCAGCGGCTTCTACCTGCCGCCGATGCTGCGCTCGTTGCCGGCCATTGCCTGTCTCATGTTCTACTTTGGCTATCAGAACCGGCCCTCATGCTTGGCGCTGATGCTGCTCTCGCTGCCCCTGGTAGCCAGTTTACAATTCTATCTCGGCTACCCGATGCGGCTCTTCTCTGCCGAGGTGTCACGCTGGCTCGTGCTCCCCTTTGTGCAGGAAATCACGCGTGAGGGAACGAACCTCACCGCCTTTGGCAAGGTGGTCGGCGTGGACCCTCCCTGCAGTGGCGTTAGGATCCTGTGGATGGGGCTGGTGGTGACCAATGTCATCGCCTCACTGAAACGTATGCCGTGGCATAGCACAGTGCTCTTCAATCTTCTCGCCATGGTTCTGCTATTGCTCACGAACAGCCTGAGAGCCGCTCTCCTGTTCGCCCCCGAATGCGGTTTTCTCGAGATCTCCGACACCCTGCATGCCGCCACCGGGTTACTCTGTTATCTGGGAGCAGTGATCATCCTCATCAAGGTCGCCTCATGGCAATCTGCGGTATCGCGCACTCGCTTGGTTTCCTGA
- the creC gene encoding two-component system sensor histidine kinase CreC has translation MRLTRVTLFLLVLIIGFGFYRLAVYLLDDVDAQTFQATEEVMVDTAHVMAGMVEQTIADSDSPLDAETLRRAFEHAQRHSIEAKIYNHTKTELGLNVYLTDANGKVIFDSDRSRRVGQDLLEYNDVRRTLSGQYGARSSREDENDPNSSVLFVASPIHAGEEIVGVLTVYKAQADVRTFISGRRKDILTATLFIGGGITLLVVAVFVWVFQPLGKLTNYAQAISRGERRPLPKLGKGREVNTLGNALHDMRETLEGREYVKNYISTLTHELKSPLAAIGGASELLEEDMPAEKRQRFLENIRRETVRCENLVRDLVQLSELEGQSYLQHHRPFNLAELCREIADEAGPRMAVKQLTLKSELDDSLQLIGDSMVIKLAIKNLLENAIGFSPEGGSVLLKLGREHEYAVLSIEDEGPGAPDYALERAFEHFYSLPRPGTERKGTGLGLPLVAEAAKLHDGCAQLANKAGGSGCVASLKLPLSRP, from the coding sequence ATGCGTCTAACACGAGTCACCCTCTTCCTGCTGGTGCTGATCATCGGCTTTGGTTTTTATCGCTTGGCAGTCTATTTGTTAGACGACGTCGACGCCCAGACCTTTCAAGCCACCGAAGAAGTGATGGTGGACACCGCCCACGTGATGGCTGGCATGGTGGAACAAACCATCGCAGACAGCGACAGCCCACTGGATGCGGAAACGTTGCGCAGAGCCTTCGAGCACGCGCAGCGTCATTCCATCGAGGCTAAGATTTACAATCATACGAAAACCGAGCTCGGCCTGAATGTTTACCTCACCGATGCCAACGGAAAGGTCATTTTCGACTCCGATCGCAGCAGGCGTGTCGGTCAGGATTTACTCGAATACAACGATGTCCGACGCACTCTGAGCGGGCAGTATGGCGCGCGCTCCTCGAGGGAAGATGAAAACGACCCCAACAGCTCCGTTCTCTTTGTGGCCTCCCCCATCCACGCTGGGGAAGAAATCGTCGGTGTGCTCACAGTCTACAAAGCGCAGGCTGACGTGCGCACCTTTATTTCCGGACGGAGAAAGGATATCCTCACAGCCACCCTGTTCATCGGCGGTGGGATCACGCTGTTAGTCGTAGCCGTTTTCGTCTGGGTGTTTCAACCGCTGGGAAAACTCACCAACTACGCGCAGGCGATCAGTCGGGGCGAACGCCGACCACTTCCCAAGCTCGGCAAAGGCCGCGAGGTGAACACCTTGGGCAATGCCCTGCACGACATGCGCGAAACTCTGGAGGGGCGGGAGTATGTGAAAAACTACATCAGCACACTGACTCATGAGCTAAAAAGTCCGCTGGCAGCGATCGGCGGAGCATCTGAGTTGTTAGAAGAAGACATGCCCGCTGAAAAACGGCAACGCTTCCTCGAGAACATCCGGCGCGAAACCGTCCGCTGTGAGAACTTGGTGCGCGATCTGGTGCAGCTTTCTGAGCTCGAAGGGCAATCTTATCTACAGCACCACCGCCCGTTCAACCTCGCCGAACTGTGCCGGGAAATTGCGGACGAAGCTGGACCGCGAATGGCAGTCAAACAACTCACACTCAAATCCGAGCTCGACGACAGCCTCCAGCTCATCGGCGACAGCATGGTGATCAAGCTGGCCATCAAGAACTTGTTAGAAAATGCAATCGGCTTTTCCCCGGAAGGTGGAAGCGTGCTCCTGAAGCTCGGTCGGGAGCATGAATATGCCGTCCTGAGTATCGAGGACGAGGGGCCTGGAGCGCCGGATTACGCGCTGGAGCGGGCGTTCGAGCACTTCTACTCCCTGCCCCGCCCAGGCACCGAACGCAAAGGCACCGGACTGGGACTGCCCCTGGTCGCCGAGGCAGCGAAACTGCACGACGGCTGCGCACAGCTTGCCAACAAAGCCGGTGGCAGCGGCTGCGTAGCCAGCTTGAAGCTCCCTCTGTCGCGTCCGTGA